A genomic window from Nitrospiria bacterium includes:
- a CDS encoding HAD-IC family P-type ATPase, which translates to MKKFTPNAPGKQEGEAPKPLPLEGAAPASITERPGPIKTFWSIPPEELFEQLRASPQGLTTGEARARIERFGPNLLKSKKRSDAFTLLLAQFKTPIILILLLAAGLSFFLRNPVDALIILTIVAVSGLLGFWQERGAAGAVEKLLAIIQIKAEVLREGSMIEIPVEEIVPGEIVLLNAGDSVPGDCRILISKDLFIDEAALTGETYPVEKTAGVLPSETPLAWRTNTLWMGTHVISGTAKAVVVRTGAKTEFGRVAERLKLRPPETEFERGVRRFGYLLMEVTLVLVIAILAINVYLDRPVLDSFLFSLALAVGLTPQLLPAIISIN; encoded by the coding sequence ATGAAGAAATTTACACCCAACGCCCCAGGCAAGCAAGAGGGAGAGGCCCCGAAACCTTTGCCTTTGGAGGGGGCGGCGCCGGCCTCCATCACCGAACGGCCCGGCCCGATCAAGACATTTTGGAGTATACCGCCCGAGGAACTTTTTGAACAGCTGCGAGCTTCCCCGCAGGGGTTGACCACCGGAGAGGCACGGGCCCGGATCGAGCGCTTCGGCCCCAACCTTCTGAAATCCAAAAAACGCTCGGACGCGTTCACCCTTCTGCTCGCGCAATTCAAAACGCCGATCATCCTGATCCTTCTCCTGGCCGCGGGCCTGTCCTTCTTTCTCCGCAATCCCGTGGATGCCCTCATCATCCTGACGATTGTCGCCGTCAGCGGCCTGCTCGGTTTCTGGCAGGAACGAGGTGCGGCCGGCGCCGTCGAGAAGCTGCTGGCGATCATCCAGATCAAGGCCGAAGTCCTTAGGGAAGGAAGTATGATCGAAATTCCGGTTGAAGAGATCGTGCCGGGAGAGATTGTCCTGCTGAATGCCGGAGACAGCGTGCCCGGCGACTGCCGGATTTTGATCTCCAAGGATCTTTTCATCGATGAAGCGGCCTTGACCGGCGAAACCTATCCCGTCGAAAAAACGGCCGGGGTCTTGCCGTCGGAAACGCCGCTGGCCTGGCGAACCAACACGCTTTGGATGGGCACTCATGTGATCAGCGGCACCGCAAAGGCCGTGGTGGTCCGCACGGGCGCAAAAACCGAATTCGGCCGGGTAGCCGAACGGCTGAAACTCCGACCACCGGAGACTGAATTCGAACGGGGCGTCCGACGGTTCGGCTACCTCTTGATGGAAGTGACCCTGGTGCTGGTGATCGCAATCCTCGCAATCAACGTCTATCTGGACCGGCCGGTATTGGACTCTTTCCTCTTTTCGTTAGCCCTCGCGGTGGGCTTGACCCCTCAGCTCCTGCCGGCGATCATCAGCATCAACC